The following coding sequences are from one Timaviella obliquedivisa GSE-PSE-MK23-08B window:
- a CDS encoding DUF3611 family protein: MANKIASNSLPPAVQRVSSSFRMAGWVSFWAQIILAAISGAVLAFAGLSRGGASQTGTPTNPGVGGGIFFAVCGLVALFIGAYFAFSYTRLARKLKTPDAQARPKPGDLIRILRLGLLVNLLGTLLTLLGAQAIVGALLVKSLSQVGGIFSGNLSKFVTPLDVFLVQANINTLMAHFIGVIATLWLIQVMNRKG; encoded by the coding sequence ATGGCGAACAAGATTGCTTCCAATTCCCTTCCCCCTGCGGTTCAACGAGTCTCTAGTTCATTTCGGATGGCAGGCTGGGTCAGTTTCTGGGCGCAAATTATTTTGGCAGCAATTTCGGGAGCCGTTCTAGCTTTTGCTGGATTGAGCCGGGGCGGAGCGTCGCAAACCGGAACGCCAACCAATCCCGGCGTGGGGGGAGGCATTTTTTTTGCAGTCTGCGGTTTAGTGGCTCTCTTTATAGGTGCCTACTTTGCGTTTAGCTATACTCGCCTTGCCCGTAAGCTGAAAACCCCAGATGCTCAAGCTAGACCTAAACCCGGCGATTTAATTAGAATATTGCGCCTGGGTCTGCTAGTGAATTTGCTGGGAACACTGCTGACGCTGCTGGGCGCTCAGGCGATCGTCGGTGCCTTGCTCGTTAAATCTTTGTCACAGGTTGGCGGTATTTTCTCTGGAAATCTTTCAAAATTTGTTACGCCTTTAGATGTGTTCTTGGTTCAAGCAAACATCAATACACTCATGGCGCATTTTATAGGTGTAATTGCTACGCTTTGGCTTATTCAAGTGATGAATCGCAAAGGTTAA
- a CDS encoding CPBP family intramembrane metalloprotease codes for MKSQFAALAKYPAPVRILTFLLVLVFLWLPVAAPIALVVRDANALTLLTMPLLFVEFLVLIRLWGRWVHQDARVFKNYGLVLSQQNGKECLIGLGLGFFSLMLLFAVQGWLGWLAWQPPTHSLLMLVLAGIAVGLGTGFAEELVFRGWMLDELQRDFTPRTALWSSSVIFAALHFIKPLPEVVRTSPQFFGLVLLGLALVWAKQSTRTLVWSVSSLCHHQGRLGLPIGLHGGLVFGYYVVNVGNLVAYSGRVPEWVTGLNGNPLAGGTGLIFLGAIALYMRQRFLQAQTS; via the coding sequence TTGAAATCTCAATTTGCGGCTTTAGCCAAGTATCCAGCACCCGTTAGAATTCTGACGTTTTTGTTAGTGTTGGTGTTCCTATGGCTGCCTGTTGCTGCCCCGATCGCCTTAGTTGTGCGGGATGCAAATGCCCTTACCCTGCTAACGATGCCCTTGCTTTTTGTCGAGTTCTTAGTTCTGATTCGGCTTTGGGGAAGGTGGGTACACCAAGACGCTCGAGTATTCAAAAACTATGGATTGGTCTTATCGCAGCAAAATGGTAAGGAATGTTTAATTGGGTTGGGGCTAGGATTCTTTAGCTTAATGCTGCTGTTTGCGGTGCAGGGCTGGCTGGGTTGGCTAGCGTGGCAGCCTCCGACTCACTCTCTCCTCATGCTGGTTTTAGCAGGTATTGCGGTGGGTTTAGGGACGGGTTTTGCCGAGGAGCTTGTGTTTCGCGGTTGGATGCTAGACGAACTTCAGAGGGACTTTACGCCCAGGACTGCCCTTTGGTCGAGTAGCGTCATTTTTGCAGCTTTACATTTTATTAAGCCCCTGCCTGAAGTGGTTCGGACTTCGCCCCAGTTTTTTGGATTAGTGCTGTTGGGCTTGGCACTAGTTTGGGCAAAGCAATCGACCCGAACCTTAGTCTGGTCAGTTAGCTCGTTGTGCCATCATCAGGGGCGGTTAGGGCTGCCAATTGGTCTGCATGGCGGTTTGGTATTTGGGTATTACGTCGTTAATGTAGGCAACCTGGTAGCGTATTCAGGACGAGTTCCAGAATGGGTCACAGGGTTAAACGGAAACCCTTTAGCTGGTGGGACAGGATTGATTTTTCTGGGGGCGATCGCGCTCTACATGCGTCAACGCTTCCTGCAAGCGCAAACCAGCTAA
- the clpS gene encoding ATP-dependent Clp protease adapter ClpS: MAVETIEQRSTARKIAPRYKVLLHNDDFNSMEYVVQVLMQTVASITQPQAVSIMMEAHTNGIALVITCVQEHAEFYSETLNNNGLISTIEPDE; the protein is encoded by the coding sequence GTGGCAGTCGAGACGATTGAACAGCGTTCAACAGCTCGTAAAATAGCTCCTCGGTATAAGGTCTTGTTACACAACGACGATTTCAACTCTATGGAGTACGTGGTGCAGGTCTTGATGCAAACGGTAGCAAGCATTACCCAACCTCAAGCCGTCAGCATCATGATGGAAGCGCATACGAATGGAATTGCGCTCGTCATTACCTGTGTGCAAGAGCATGCTGAATTTTATAGCGAGACATTGAACAATAATGGGCTAATCAGTACGATCGAGCCGGACGAATAG